One Streptomyces mobaraensis NBRC 13819 = DSM 40847 DNA segment encodes these proteins:
- a CDS encoding VC0807 family protein: MTAEPMTVPAPPPTERQKTAALRRLIVLQLLFELALPLGAFYGLQAAGASQWTALAAGSLLAVPWLVHGMVRRRRVDAMGLFALCLMLLGALMSMVTGNPRVLLVRDSWIFGLIGLWILGTLATRRPFVMYLGQTVVTAKLGEAGWRAWASRWDTEPVFRRDVRVLTAVWGAVFTLDAVVRVVLALTLPVGSVPLVSTVQWLVVLAGLLLFHNVYVTRRGLKA; encoded by the coding sequence GTGACCGCCGAACCCATGACCGTCCCCGCCCCGCCGCCCACCGAGCGGCAGAAGACCGCCGCCCTGCGCAGGCTCATCGTCCTCCAGCTCCTCTTCGAACTCGCCCTCCCCCTCGGCGCGTTCTACGGCCTCCAGGCGGCGGGCGCGAGCCAGTGGACCGCGCTGGCGGCGGGCAGCCTGCTCGCCGTGCCCTGGCTCGTCCACGGGATGGTCCGGCGCCGACGGGTGGACGCCATGGGGCTGTTCGCCCTCTGCCTGATGCTGCTGGGTGCCCTGATGTCCATGGTGACCGGCAACCCGCGCGTCCTGCTGGTGCGCGACAGCTGGATCTTCGGCCTCATCGGCCTGTGGATCCTGGGCACTCTGGCGACCCGCCGCCCGTTCGTCATGTACCTGGGCCAGACGGTCGTCACCGCCAAGCTGGGCGAGGCGGGTTGGCGCGCCTGGGCCTCCCGCTGGGACACCGAGCCGGTGTTCCGCCGCGACGTACGGGTGCTCACCGCCGTCTGGGGCGCGGTGTTCACGCTGGACGCCGTGGTCCGGGTGGTCCTGGCCCTGACGCTGCCGGTGGGTTCCGTCCCCCTGGTGAGCACGGTGCAGTGGCTGGTCGTCCTGGCCGGTCTGCTCCTCTTCCACAACGTCTACGTCACCCGGCGCGGACTGAAGGCCTGA
- the sufB gene encoding Fe-S cluster assembly protein SufB, whose amino-acid sequence MTLPTETAHPELEGLGTYEYGWADSDAAGAAAKRGLSEEVVRDISAKKSEPEWMLKLRLKGLRLFDKKPMPTWGSDLTGIDFDNIKYFVRSTEKQAASWEDLPEDIKNTYDKLGIPEAEKQRLVAGVAAQYESEVVYHQIREDLEEQGVIFLDTDTALKEHPELFQEYFGTVIPAGDNKFASLNTAVWSGGSFIYVPPGVHVDIPLQAYFRINTENMGQFERTLIIVDENAYVHYVEGCTAPIYSSDSLHSAVVEIIVKKGGRCRYTTIQNWSNNVYNLVTKRAVAYEGATMEWIDGNIGSKVTMKYPAVYLMGEHAKGETLSIAFSGEGQHQDAGAKMVHMAPNTSSNIVSKSVARGGGRTSYRGLIEIGEGAHGSKSNVLCDALLVDTISRSDTYPYVDVREDDVSMGHEATVSKVSDDQLFYLMSRGLSEDEAMAMIVRGFVEPIARELPMEYALELNRLIELQMEGAVG is encoded by the coding sequence ATGACTCTCCCCACGGAGACTGCCCACCCTGAGCTCGAGGGCCTGGGCACGTACGAATACGGCTGGGCCGACTCCGACGCGGCCGGCGCCGCGGCCAAGCGCGGCCTCTCCGAGGAGGTCGTCCGCGACATCTCGGCCAAGAAGTCCGAGCCGGAGTGGATGCTCAAGCTGCGTCTGAAGGGCCTGCGGCTCTTCGACAAGAAGCCCATGCCGACCTGGGGCTCGGACCTCACGGGCATCGACTTCGACAACATCAAGTACTTCGTCCGCTCCACCGAGAAGCAGGCCGCCTCCTGGGAGGACCTGCCCGAGGACATCAAGAACACCTACGACAAGCTGGGCATCCCCGAGGCGGAGAAGCAGCGCCTCGTCGCCGGTGTCGCCGCCCAGTACGAGTCCGAGGTCGTCTACCACCAGATCCGTGAGGACCTGGAGGAGCAGGGCGTCATCTTCCTGGACACCGACACCGCCCTGAAGGAGCACCCCGAGCTCTTCCAGGAGTACTTCGGCACCGTCATCCCGGCGGGCGACAACAAGTTCGCCTCGCTGAACACGGCCGTGTGGTCCGGCGGCTCCTTCATCTACGTCCCGCCGGGCGTCCACGTCGACATCCCGCTCCAGGCCTACTTCCGGATCAACACGGAGAACATGGGCCAGTTCGAGCGGACGCTGATCATCGTCGACGAGAACGCCTACGTGCACTACGTCGAGGGCTGCACCGCCCCGATCTACTCCTCCGACTCGCTGCACAGCGCCGTCGTGGAGATCATCGTCAAGAAGGGCGGCCGCTGCCGCTACACGACCATCCAGAACTGGTCGAACAACGTCTACAACCTGGTCACCAAGCGCGCCGTGGCGTACGAGGGCGCGACCATGGAGTGGATCGACGGCAACATCGGCTCCAAGGTGACGATGAAGTACCCCGCCGTCTACCTGATGGGCGAGCACGCCAAGGGCGAGACGCTGTCCATCGCCTTCTCCGGCGAGGGCCAGCACCAGGACGCCGGCGCCAAGATGGTCCACATGGCGCCCAACACCTCCTCCAACATCGTCTCCAAGTCGGTGGCGCGGGGCGGCGGCCGCACCTCGTACCGCGGTCTGATCGAGATCGGCGAGGGCGCCCACGGCTCCAAGTCCAACGTGCTGTGCGACGCGCTGCTGGTGGACACCATCTCCCGCTCGGACACCTACCCCTACGTGGACGTCCGCGAGGACGACGTGTCCATGGGCCACGAGGCGACCGTCTCCAAGGTCAGCGACGACCAGCTCTTCTACCTGATGAGCCGCGGTCTGTCGGAGGACGAGGCGATGGCGATGATCGTGCGCGGCTTCGTCGAGCCGATCGCCCGCGAGCTGCCGATGGAGTACGCGCTGGAGCTCAACCGGCTGATCGAGCTGCAGATGGAAGGCGCGGTCGGCTGA
- a CDS encoding non-heme iron oxygenase ferredoxin subunit — translation MTYVRVAALGELEEDTPKRVEVDGTPVSIVRTEGEVFAIHDICSHANVSLSEGEVEDCAIECWLHGSTFDLRTGKPSGLPATRPVPVYPVKIEGDGPDASVLVSITQES, via the coding sequence ATGACCTACGTACGCGTGGCCGCGCTCGGCGAACTGGAGGAGGACACGCCCAAGCGGGTGGAGGTCGACGGCACCCCCGTGTCGATCGTCCGCACCGAGGGCGAGGTCTTCGCCATCCACGACATCTGCTCGCACGCCAACGTCTCGCTCTCCGAGGGCGAGGTGGAGGACTGCGCCATCGAATGCTGGCTGCACGGCTCCACCTTCGACCTGCGCACCGGAAAGCCCTCGGGTCTCCCGGCCACCCGACCGGTCCCCGTTTACCCCGTCAAGATCGAAGGAGACGGCCCAGACGCGTCTGTGCTCGTTTCCATCACCCAGGAGTCCTGA
- the sufD gene encoding Fe-S cluster assembly protein SufD: protein MADNTPAGSTTDGAIQVGGAKQPIDARVSAPASYDVADFPVPHGREEEWRFTPLERLRGLHDGTALEKGTDGAGVKVEVTAPEGVIVETVGRDDARLGKAGKPVDRVAAQAYSSFEKASVVSIPKDTVLTEPVRIAVHGEGGVAFGHQVVEIGAFSEAIVVIDHTGDATLAANVEYLLGDGAKLTVVSVQDWDDTAVHAAQHTALVGRDARFKSVIVTFGGDLVRLHPRVVYGAPGGEAELYGLYFTDNGQHQEHRLFVDHDTPHCRSNVVFKGALQGKDAHAVWIGDVLIRAAAEGTDTYELNRNLVLTDGARVDSVPNLEIETGEIVGAGHASATGRFDDEQLFYLMARGIPADEARRLVVRGFFAELVQQIGVPELEERLIAKIEAELEASVA, encoded by the coding sequence ATGGCTGACAACACTCCCGCCGGCAGCACCACCGACGGCGCCATCCAGGTGGGCGGGGCCAAGCAGCCCATCGACGCGCGGGTCAGCGCCCCCGCCTCGTACGACGTCGCCGACTTCCCCGTGCCGCACGGCCGCGAGGAGGAGTGGCGGTTCACCCCGCTGGAGCGCCTCCGCGGTCTGCACGACGGCACGGCCCTGGAGAAGGGGACGGACGGCGCCGGCGTCAAGGTCGAGGTGACCGCCCCCGAGGGCGTCATCGTGGAGACCGTCGGCCGGGACGACGCCCGGCTCGGCAAGGCCGGCAAGCCCGTCGACCGGGTGGCCGCCCAGGCGTACAGCTCCTTCGAGAAGGCGTCCGTCGTCTCGATCCCCAAGGACACCGTGCTCACCGAGCCCGTGCGGATCGCCGTGCACGGCGAGGGCGGGGTGGCCTTCGGCCACCAGGTCGTCGAGATCGGCGCCTTCTCCGAGGCCATCGTCGTCATCGACCACACCGGTGACGCCACCCTGGCCGCCAACGTCGAGTACCTGCTCGGCGACGGCGCCAAGCTCACCGTCGTCTCCGTCCAGGACTGGGACGACACGGCCGTCCACGCCGCGCAGCACACCGCGCTCGTCGGCCGCGACGCCCGCTTCAAGTCCGTGATCGTCACCTTCGGCGGCGACCTGGTCCGGCTGCACCCGCGCGTCGTCTACGGCGCCCCCGGCGGCGAGGCCGAGCTCTACGGCCTGTACTTCACCGACAACGGCCAGCACCAGGAGCACCGCCTCTTCGTCGACCACGACACGCCGCACTGCCGCAGCAACGTGGTCTTCAAGGGCGCCCTCCAGGGCAAGGACGCGCACGCCGTCTGGATCGGCGACGTCCTCATCCGCGCCGCGGCCGAGGGCACCGACACCTACGAGCTCAACCGCAACCTCGTCCTCACCGACGGCGCGCGCGTCGACTCGGTCCCCAACCTGGAGATCGAGACCGGTGAGATCGTCGGCGCCGGCCACGCCTCGGCGACCGGCCGCTTCGACGACGAGCAGCTGTTCTACCTGATGGCCCGCGGCATCCCCGCCGACGAGGCCCGCCGGCTGGTCGTCCGCGGCTTCTTCGCCGAGCTCGTCCAGCAGATCGGCGTCCCCGAGCTGGAGGAGCGCCTGATCGCCAAGATCGAGGCCGAGCTGGAGGCGTCCGTCGCATGA
- the sufU gene encoding Fe-S cluster assembly sulfur transfer protein SufU translates to MKLDSMYQDVILDHYKHPHGRGLRDGDAEVHHVNPTCGDEITLRVRLSGETIEDVSYEGQGCSISQASASVLNELLVGKELADARRIQETFLELMQSKGKVEPDDAMEEVLEDAVAFAGVSKYPARVKCALLSWMAWKDATAQALGETTASTESTARKTA, encoded by the coding sequence GTGAAGCTTGATTCGATGTACCAGGACGTCATCCTGGACCACTACAAGCACCCGCACGGCAGGGGCTTGCGGGACGGCGACGCCGAGGTGCACCACGTCAACCCGACGTGCGGCGACGAGATCACCCTGCGCGTCCGGCTCTCCGGTGAGACGATCGAAGACGTCTCGTACGAGGGCCAGGGCTGCTCGATCAGCCAGGCCAGCGCCTCGGTCCTCAACGAGCTGCTGGTCGGCAAGGAGCTCGCCGACGCCCGTCGGATCCAGGAGACCTTCCTGGAGCTGATGCAGTCCAAGGGCAAGGTCGAGCCGGACGACGCGATGGAGGAGGTGCTGGAGGACGCGGTCGCGTTCGCCGGCGTCTCCAAGTACCCCGCGCGGGTGAAATGCGCTCTCCTGAGCTGGATGGCGTGGAAGGACGCGACCGCCCAGGCACTGGGCGAGACCACCGCGAGCACCGAGAGCACTGCGAGGAAGACCGCATGA
- a CDS encoding metal-sulfur cluster assembly factor, with translation MSDEVTTKPATEEEVREALYDVVDPELGIDVVNLGLIYGIHIDDANIATLDMTLTSAACPLTDVIEDQAKSATEGIVNELRINWVWMPPWGPDKITDEGREQLRALGFNV, from the coding sequence ATGAGCGACGAAGTGACCACCAAGCCGGCCACCGAGGAAGAGGTCCGCGAGGCCCTGTACGACGTGGTCGACCCCGAGCTGGGCATCGACGTCGTCAACCTCGGCCTGATCTACGGCATCCACATCGACGACGCCAACATCGCCACCCTCGACATGACGCTGACGTCCGCGGCCTGCCCGCTGACCGACGTCATCGAGGACCAGGCGAAGTCCGCGACCGAGGGCATCGTCAACGAGCTCCGGATCAACTGGGTCTGGATGCCGCCGTGGGGCCCCGACAAGATCACCGACGAGGGCCGGGAACAGCTCCGGGCGCTCGGCTTCAACGTCTGA
- a CDS encoding helix-turn-helix transcriptional regulator, protein MKYAGEAPEGPAATTAAGPGSAVPAAREEQRAHDEQRGTRARVARSILDHGPSTAAELALRLELTQAAVRRHLDVLAAEGMVEPREKRVYGARTRGRPAKVFVLTDCGRDAFDQAYDKLATDALRWIAQAAGGGEMGEAAVAAFARARMAAQAEGYRAALEAAPPEERARMLARALTEDGYAATARTAPVGEQLCQHHCPVAHVAEQFPQLCEAETEVFSRLLGTHVQRLATIAHGDGVCTTFIPKTASTKTTTASTSTAGRNPA, encoded by the coding sequence GTGAAATACGCGGGCGAGGCACCGGAAGGGCCCGCGGCCACGACGGCCGCCGGACCCGGTTCCGCCGTACCCGCGGCCCGCGAGGAGCAGCGCGCCCACGACGAGCAGCGCGGCACCCGCGCCCGCGTGGCCCGCTCCATCCTCGATCACGGCCCGTCCACCGCCGCCGAGCTGGCCCTGCGCCTGGAGCTCACCCAGGCCGCGGTCCGCCGCCACCTGGACGTGCTGGCCGCCGAGGGCATGGTCGAGCCCCGTGAGAAGCGGGTGTACGGCGCCCGTACCCGCGGCCGGCCCGCCAAGGTCTTCGTCCTGACGGACTGCGGCCGGGACGCCTTCGACCAGGCATACGACAAGCTCGCCACCGACGCCCTGCGCTGGATCGCCCAGGCCGCGGGCGGCGGCGAGATGGGCGAGGCCGCCGTCGCCGCGTTCGCCCGGGCCCGGATGGCCGCCCAGGCCGAGGGCTACCGGGCCGCCCTGGAGGCCGCGCCCCCCGAGGAGCGGGCCCGCATGCTGGCCAGGGCATTGACCGAGGACGGGTACGCTGCTACGGCGCGCACAGCGCCGGTCGGCGAACAGCTCTGCCAGCACCACTGCCCGGTCGCCCATGTCGCCGAGCAGTTCCCGCAGCTGTGCGAGGCGGAGACCGAGGTCTTCTCCCGCCTGCTCGGGACGCATGTGCAACGTCTTGCCACCATCGCCCACGGCGACGGCGTGTGCACGACGTTCATCCCCAAGACAGCGTCCACCAAGACGACCACCGCATCCACCAGCACGGCCGGGAGGAACCCCGCATGA
- a CDS encoding cysteine desulfurase → MTQIPGLLDTEAIRKDFPILDRVLHDGKKLVYLDNAATSQKPRQVLDVINEYYEQHNANVHRGVHVLAEEATALYEGARDKIAAFVNAPSRDEVIFTKNASESLNLVANMLGWADEPYRVDHDTEIVITEMEHHSNIVPWQLLAQRTGAKLKWFGLTDDGRLDLSNIEQVITEKTKVVSFVLVSNILGTVNPVEAIVRRAQEVGALVVVDASQAAPHMPLDVQALQADFVAFTGHKMCGPDGIGVLWGRQELLEDLPPFLGGGEMIETVSMHSSTYAPAPHKFEAGTPPIAQAIGLGAAVDYLTSIGMDKIARHEHAITQYAIQRLQEVPDLRLIGPTTAEDRGAAISFTLGDIHPHDVGQVLDEQGIAVRVGHHCARPVCLRYGIPATTRASFYLYSTPGEVDALVEGLEHVRNFFG, encoded by the coding sequence GTGACACAGATTCCGGGGCTCCTCGACACCGAGGCGATCCGCAAGGACTTCCCCATCCTCGACCGCGTCCTGCACGACGGGAAGAAGCTCGTCTACCTGGACAACGCGGCGACGTCCCAGAAGCCGCGCCAGGTGCTCGACGTCATCAACGAGTACTACGAGCAGCACAACGCCAATGTGCACCGCGGCGTCCACGTCCTCGCCGAGGAGGCCACCGCGCTGTACGAGGGCGCGCGCGACAAGATCGCCGCGTTCGTCAACGCGCCCAGCCGCGACGAGGTCATATTCACCAAGAACGCCTCGGAGTCGCTCAACCTGGTGGCGAACATGCTCGGCTGGGCCGACGAGCCCTACCGGGTGGACCACGACACCGAGATCGTCATCACGGAGATGGAGCACCACTCCAACATCGTCCCGTGGCAGCTGCTCGCGCAGCGCACCGGCGCGAAGCTGAAGTGGTTCGGGCTCACGGACGACGGCCGGCTCGACCTGTCGAACATCGAGCAGGTCATCACCGAGAAGACCAAGGTCGTCTCGTTCGTGCTGGTCTCCAACATCCTGGGCACGGTCAACCCGGTCGAGGCGATCGTCCGGCGCGCCCAGGAGGTCGGCGCGCTGGTCGTCGTCGACGCCTCGCAGGCCGCGCCGCACATGCCGCTGGACGTCCAGGCGCTCCAGGCCGACTTCGTGGCCTTCACCGGCCACAAGATGTGCGGCCCGGACGGCATCGGCGTGCTGTGGGGACGCCAGGAGCTCCTGGAGGACCTGCCGCCGTTCCTCGGCGGCGGCGAGATGATCGAGACCGTCTCGATGCACTCGTCCACCTACGCCCCGGCGCCGCACAAGTTCGAGGCCGGTACGCCCCCGATCGCCCAGGCCATCGGCCTCGGCGCGGCTGTGGACTACCTGACGTCGATCGGCATGGACAAGATCGCGCGGCATGAGCACGCGATCACGCAGTACGCGATCCAGCGGCTCCAGGAGGTCCCCGACCTCCGGCTGATCGGCCCCACCACGGCCGAGGACCGCGGCGCGGCGATCTCGTTCACGCTCGGCGACATCCACCCGCACGACGTGGGCCAGGTCCTCGACGAGCAGGGCATCGCCGTCCGCGTCGGCCACCACTGCGCGCGGCCCGTCTGCCTGCGGTACGGAATTCCGGCGACCACCCGGGCGTCGTTCTACCTGTACTCCACCCCCGGCGAGGTCGACGCGCTGGTCGAGGGTCTGGAGCACGTCCGGAACTTCTTCGGCTGA
- a CDS encoding FAD-dependent monooxygenase — MIDVIVVGAGPTGLTLANELGLAGVRTVVLERTLERGGQSRALNLQPRTAEVLDLRGWLEPIAEQALTTLPRGHFAGIPLDYSVFDTRFPYQVGIPQARVERFLEDHLASYGIPVLRGHELTGFVQDADGVTATVAGPDGTTTLRAAYLVGADGGRSRVRRELGVGFPGRDGRISMVVADIVPEPHEALPTEWRLPVFDVREGPFLMPLGDGVHRFLFGAPDQTVARDAPVTADEIRTALTTGPAPHFTLREVRWASRFTDATRQAERYAAGRVLLAGDAAHIHFPAGGQGLNLGVQDAFNLGWKLAATVHGHAPRGLLDTYHTERHPVGAAVLENTRAQVVLLHPDDDVRVLRSLVSDLLTEPAANRRIAGMISGLDIRYPMPPDTPTHPLLGTRHPVPHLHDARGLLLTPSSDLTTLLTPWSDRVDHTITPPTSGTDALLLRPDGHVCWAGTSTGDGLEAALEHWFGPAS; from the coding sequence GTGATCGATGTGATCGTCGTCGGAGCCGGCCCCACCGGCCTGACGCTCGCCAACGAACTCGGCCTGGCAGGCGTCAGGACCGTCGTCCTGGAACGCACCCTCGAACGCGGCGGCCAGTCCCGCGCGCTCAACCTCCAACCCCGCACCGCCGAAGTCCTGGATCTGCGCGGCTGGTTGGAGCCCATCGCCGAACAGGCCCTCACCACCCTGCCGCGCGGCCACTTCGCGGGCATCCCCCTGGACTACTCGGTCTTCGACACCCGCTTCCCCTACCAGGTGGGCATCCCGCAGGCCCGCGTCGAACGGTTCCTGGAGGACCACCTCGCCTCGTACGGCATCCCCGTGCTCCGCGGCCACGAACTCACCGGCTTCGTCCAGGACGCGGACGGCGTGACCGCCACCGTCGCCGGCCCGGACGGCACCACCACCCTGCGCGCCGCCTACCTCGTGGGGGCGGACGGCGGACGCAGCCGGGTGCGCCGCGAACTCGGCGTCGGCTTCCCCGGGCGCGACGGACGGATCTCCATGGTCGTCGCGGACATCGTGCCGGAGCCCCACGAGGCCCTGCCGACCGAGTGGCGCCTGCCCGTGTTCGACGTACGGGAAGGCCCCTTCCTGATGCCGCTCGGCGACGGCGTCCACCGCTTCCTCTTCGGCGCCCCGGACCAGACCGTCGCCCGCGACGCCCCGGTCACCGCCGACGAGATCCGCACCGCCCTCACCACCGGCCCCGCACCGCACTTCACCCTCCGCGAGGTCCGCTGGGCCTCCCGCTTCACCGACGCCACCCGGCAGGCGGAACGGTACGCGGCCGGCCGGGTGCTGCTGGCCGGCGACGCGGCCCACATCCACTTCCCGGCGGGCGGCCAGGGCCTCAACCTCGGCGTGCAGGACGCCTTCAACCTGGGCTGGAAGCTCGCCGCCACCGTCCACGGCCACGCCCCACGCGGCCTCCTGGACACGTACCACACCGAACGCCACCCGGTCGGGGCGGCGGTCCTGGAGAACACCCGGGCCCAGGTCGTCCTCCTGCACCCCGACGACGACGTACGCGTCCTGCGCTCGCTGGTCTCCGACCTCCTGACGGAACCGGCCGCCAACCGCCGCATCGCCGGCATGATCTCCGGCCTGGACATCCGCTACCCCATGCCCCCCGACACCCCCACCCACCCCCTCCTGGGCACCCGCCACCCCGTCCCCCACCTCCACGACGCCCGCGGCCTCCTCCTCACCCCCTCCTCGGACCTGACCACCCTCCTCACCCCCTGGTCCGACCGAGTCGACCACACCATCACCCCGCCCACCTCCGGCACCGACGCCCTCCTCCTCCGCCCGGACGGCCACGTCTGCTGGGCGGGCACATCGACGGGGGACGGCCTGGAAGCGGCCCTGGAACACTGGTTCGGCCCCGCCTCCTGA
- the sufC gene encoding Fe-S cluster assembly ATPase SufC yields the protein MATLEIHDLHVSVDAEGGPREILRGVDLTVKQGETHAIMGPNGSGKSTLAYSLAGHPKYTITGGTVTLDGEDVLEMSVDERARAGVFLAMQYPVEVPGVSVSNFLRTSATAIRGEAPKLRTWVKEVKESMARLHMDPAFAERNVNEGFSGGEKKRHEILQLELLKPKIAILDETDSGLDVDALRIVSEGVNRVRDTGEVGTLLITHYTRILRYIKPDFVHVFANGRIAESGGAELADKLEEEGYEAYTTGGVTA from the coding sequence ATGGCAACGCTTGAGATCCACGACCTGCACGTCTCCGTCGACGCCGAAGGCGGCCCCCGGGAGATCCTGCGTGGCGTCGACCTGACCGTGAAGCAGGGCGAGACCCACGCCATCATGGGCCCCAACGGCTCCGGCAAGTCCACCCTGGCCTACTCGCTGGCCGGTCACCCCAAGTACACGATCACCGGCGGCACCGTCACCCTCGACGGCGAGGACGTCCTGGAGATGTCCGTCGACGAGCGCGCCCGCGCCGGCGTCTTCCTCGCCATGCAGTACCCGGTCGAGGTGCCCGGCGTCTCGGTCTCCAACTTCCTCCGCACCTCCGCCACCGCGATCCGCGGCGAGGCCCCCAAGCTGCGCACCTGGGTCAAGGAGGTCAAGGAGTCCATGGCGCGCCTGCACATGGACCCCGCCTTCGCCGAGCGCAACGTCAACGAGGGCTTCTCCGGCGGTGAGAAGAAGCGGCACGAGATCCTCCAGCTGGAGCTCCTCAAGCCGAAGATCGCGATTCTGGACGAGACCGACTCGGGCCTGGACGTCGACGCCCTGCGCATCGTCTCCGAGGGCGTCAACCGGGTCCGTGACACCGGTGAGGTGGGCACCCTGCTGATCACGCACTACACCCGCATCCTGCGCTACATCAAGCCGGACTTCGTGCACGTCTTCGCGAACGGCCGCATCGCCGAGTCCGGCGGCGCCGAGCTCGCGGACAAGCTGGAGGAAGAGGGCTACGAGGCGTACACGACGGGAGGCGTCACCGCGTGA